Sequence from the Guyparkeria hydrothermalis genome:
ATCGACGTCATGTCGGGCGAGTTCACCCAGGCGAGTTCCGAGTTGGCGCGCACATTGGCCGAAGACCAGAACCAGGCCTCGCAGTTCCTCTACCTGGGTTATGCGAGCGGGGCGATCGGCCTGCTCTTCCTGATCTGGCTGGGTGTGACGCTGGTGCAGGAGTCCCGTCGCGCGCTGAATGAGACCGAGGCCACCAACCAGCGGAATCAGGCGGCGATCCTGCGTCTGCTCGACGAGATGATGACGCTGGCGGACGGGGACCTGACCGCGCACACCACCGTGACCGAGGACATCACCGGCGCGATTGCCGACTCGGTCAACTACACCATCGACGCCCTACGCGACCTGGTGGGTACCATCAACGACACCTCGGTTCGGGTGGCCGAAGCGGTGCAGTCCTCGCAGGACAGCTCCCGCGCCCTCGCCGAGAAGTCGCGTGGCCAGGCCCAGCGGATCACCGAGATTTCGGACGCGATCGCGCAGATGTCCGACGAGATCCAGAGCGTCTCGGTCAGCGCTCAGCAGTCGGCTCAGATTGCCGAGTCGTCGGTCGACGTGGCCCACCGCGGTGGCGATGCCGTGCGTCAAACCATCAAGGGCATGAACCAGACCCGGGAGCAGATCCAGGAAACCTCCAAGCGACTCAAGCGCCTGGGCGAATCTTCGCAGGAGATCGGCGACATCGTCGGCCTGATCACCGACATCGCCGACCAGACCAACATCCTCGCACTCAACGCCGCCATCCAGGCGGCCATGGCTGGCGAGGCGGGCCGCGGCTTCGCGGTGGTCGCCGACGAGGTTCAGCGACTGGCCGAGCGCGTCAGTGATGCGACCCGCCAAATCGAGCTGTTGGTCAACACGATCCAGACCGATACCTCCGAGGCGATGCTCGCCATGGAGCAGACCACATCCAATGTCGTCGACGGTGCAACCTTGGCCGAGAATGCCGGCAAGGCGCTGTCCGAGATCGAAAGTGTCTCGCTGAAACTTTCTCAGCAGATCAACGACATCACCTCGGTCGCGCAGAAGGAGGCTTCGGTGGCCACCGACCTGCGTGAAGCGGTCAACCGGATCCGGCAGGAGACCCAGCAAACCGCCGAGAACGCCACCCAGGCGGCCGACGAGATCGGTGCACTCGGGTCGCTGTCCCAGGAGCTCAACCGTTCGGTCGCCGGCTTCACCATGCCCGAGCGCGACGAGGCATCGGTTGGGGCCGAACCGGTGGATGCGGTCGACGACGAGTCCGAGTCGGACGAGAGCTGGGACGAGCCGGCCGAAAAGCGGGCCTGATCCCGATCGGGTCAAAGGACCAAGCCTCCGGCGCCGTGATCACCGGCAGCGGAGATTCCAGCAGGCGGGATGCCGAAAGGCGGTGTAACTGAAGATGCGGACAGAAAGGAAAGTCGATGCGATCGTGTTCGACTGGCTCCGTGAGGGGCTGGAAGAGCGGCTCGCCGAGCTCTTGAGGGCCCTGGAGCAGCTGTCCGAGGGTCAGAACGCGACCGAGCACGTCTTCGATGCCACTCAGGCGCTCCACACCTTGGATCGCGTCTTTTCGATGGTTGATATTCAGCTGGTGCGCGTGCTGGTCCGCACCCAGCTGGCCGCACTAGAGCCACTCGAGGAGGATGGGCGCGAGGAATCCGCCGTGTCTGCCCAGATCGAGTCGGCTGCACTGTTGCAGGCGCTGCTCGATCGCATGGCTGCCGGGACGGAGATTACCCCGGCGAGTCTGCAGCCGATGGTCAGCCGGCTGCGCGAGACCATCGGGCAACCGCCGCTCGATGTCCGTGAACTGGCTGCCCGTTCCTTCCTGTTGCAGGCCGAACATGAACTGGGCAAGCGCCCACATCGCCCGAAGGGGGTGGACGCCGAAGCCGAGTTGCGCCCCTTGCTGCGGCGGATGGAGCGCGAGGTGCTGGCGGTCATGCGGGACGACTGGACGGTGCTTCCGGGCCTGCGCGATCTCTCCATGGAGATCATCGCGCACGAATCGAGCCGCAGCGCGATCATCGCGATCCGGGTCGTCGGCGAACTGCTACGGCTGACCGAATCGAATCCCGACCGATACGCCCCCACCCTCAAGCGCGCCGTAGGACGTGTTCTACAGCTCTTCCGCCTGCAACTGCAGGGGCGAAGCGAGGCGGTAATCAATCATGCCGGCCTCGACCTGGGCGCCACCGTGCTCCTGTCCCTGCTGGATCTGGTCGATGACCAGGACCGCATCTGCTACGACACGGCGGCCGAGTGGCGTACCCAGCTGGAGCGCGCGGAGGCGCCGGCGCACTTTGTCGGCCTGAATGCCGAGGCGCTCATCGCCGTTCAGCAGGCGCTCCAGGAGGAGTTGCTCGTCACTCAGGACGTTCTCGACCTGTTCGTCCGTGGCAAGCGCGATGATCTCGAGCCGCTGAACCGCATCCTGTCGAAATTCGAGCAGATGTCGGGTGTGCTGGACGCGCTGGGCTATCACGCCGCAGCGTCGGCGCTCGAGGAGGGGCGCGATCGGCTGCTTGCTGTCACGGAAGGGACCGAGTCGCTCGACGACGCGATGCTCATGGACCTGGCCGGTACCGTCATGCTGCTCGAGCAGGTCATCGACGGCATCCCGCGCCACATGGCCGATCATGAGCGTGGCGAGTCGCTGCACGACCAGACTGTCGCCAGTTCGATCGGTGCGATCGCCAGTGCCGCCTACGAGTCGCTGGGCGAGGCGCGCGAGAAGATCAATGCCGGACTGGCCGGTGACGACAATGCCGATGTCTCCCCGGGCGAAGCCTTGGCCCAGGCCGCCGACATGCTGACCGGCATCGGTGAGGTATTGCGACTGTCTGGCTATGATGCGGCCACACCGCTGGCCATGGCCCTGGCGCAATGGAGTCGGGACCAGGCGTCCGGCGAACCGGGCGCTGATGAACACAGCCTTCCGGCACTCAGCGAAATCTTCGCTGCACTGGAGTTCTATCTCGAGAACCTGCGCGACTTCCGGAAGGAGATCGCACGATTCCTCGAGGCGCCTAAGCGCCGTATCGACGACCTTATCGGTCACGACGAACCGGTCGAAGGAGTTACGGAACAGCCCATCGAGAAGTCGGCCCAGGCCGAACAGGAGGACGCAGCGTTCGCCGAAGAGGGTCCCTCACCGGAGACCGAACCGACCGAAGATGCTCTTGGCACTGCCGACGAATTGCTCGACTTCTGGCAGGTCGACCAGGAAGAGCTCGAGGCCGACACCCGCGAGACGGAGAGTGACTCCCCCACTGAGGCCGCGGCCGTCGAGGCGGACGCCACCGAGGAGGCCAGCGGGGAGGAACTCGAGGCCGCGCTGGACTACTCGCTCGATGCGGGCGAGGACGACCAGCGGCTGGCTCCCACGGAGGATGCCGATACCGAGGAATTGCCGGATCTGCCGCAGAGCGAACCGGAAGAATCAGAAGCCGAGGCACCCGCTCCGCAGGAGGATCTTGATGCCCTGAATCTGCCGGAGGCGCAAGAACGTACCGAGGCGGAACTCGAGGCCGATGAAACGGGTCAGGGCGAGTCGCTCGCTTCGGACGACGAGGCACTCTCGCTTCTGGAAACGCAGGAAGCGTCCGAGGAAGAGAGTGATCAACCGCCCGTTGATGATGAGGCGGTGCTTGCCGCCCCGCTGCCTGAGGAGGCCGACGAGGCGGCCGTCGACCAGCCGGGAGACGACGCCGAGACGCTCGCGTTTGCCGAAGCCGAGTCCGAGTCCTCCGAGGCGTTGGAGTCCGCGCTCGACTTTGGTTTGGCGGAGGACCAGGACGATCAGGGTGCAGCCCCGGCTGCCGATGCGACGAGCGAGGATGCCCAGCCGCACGAGCTGCCGGACCAGCCGGTCGGTACGCCCGAAACGGAGGGTTTGCCGCCCGAGAGCGAAGAGCGCACCCTCTCGTGGACCGAGACCGAGACCGAGACCGAGACCGAGACCGAGACCGAGACCGAGACCGAGACCGTTGACGCGGATTCCGAGCAGTCGTCGGGCACGAGCAACGAGGGTGTTGCCGACGAGGGTGACGCTGCGAGCCAACCAGCCGCGCTGGCATTCGACGAGGTGGAAGACCAGTCGGCTGAGGCGCTCGAATCGGCGCTTGATTTCGGGCTGGCCGAGGATCAGGACGAGCTGCGCGCGGGCGCCTCTCCCGACGAGGAAGAGAAGGCGGTCGATCTGCCTGACCAGTCCGTCGAGGCCCCCGAGTTGCCGGAGACAAAGGCGGCAGATGAGCCGGTAGCCGACGAAGGTGAGCCGGCGGCATCGGAGGCCGCGCCGGAAGACGATCCGATGATGGCGGAGATGCGAGAGGTCTTCGCCGAGGAAATGAGCGAAACGGTGCCGGACATGGCCGAGGCTGCCACCGAGTGGCGGACCCGGCAGGATGGCGACGCACTGGTGCGCTTGCGCCGCGGCTTCCACACCATCAAGGGCAGCGGCCGGATGGTGGGGCTGGACGCCATCGGTGAATGGGCGTGGGCCTGGGAGCGACTGCTCAATCAGGTGATCGACGGCAAGCTCGATAGCGACAAGACGACCCGTGACGGCGCGAGCGACGCCGTTGCCCTGATGGAAGCCGCGTTGCCGGATCTCGAGGTAGGGCGCCCGACACCGGAGACACACTGGGTCGAGTCCCGGGAGCTGGCCGATCGTATCGAAGCCGGGGAGACTGAGCTTATCGAGGAGGCCGACGAATCACCCCCGGTGGAAGCGCAAGAGGCGGCCGAGGCCGATCATGCTGCCGAAGCCGAAGCCGAAGCCGAAGCCGAAGCCGAAGCCGAAGCCGAAGCCGAAGCCGATGTCGATGTCGATGTCGATGTCGATGTCGAAGCCGATGTCGAAGCCGATGTCGATGCCGCGGTGCCGGTGATCGAGGATCCGGTCCTGCGCGAGATCTTCGACCAGGAAATCGGTGGTTACATCGATGAATTGCACCAGAAGATCGACGCCGCGCGCGAGCAGGGCGTTGGCCTCGCCTGTGACAGCGAACTGGTGCGGCTGCTGCATACCACGCTCGGATCCGCTCGCACGGCCGGCGTCGACATCATCGCTGCGCTGGCACGTTACCTCGAGGACTGGTCTCGGGTGCTTGCCGAGCACCAGGAGCGACTGGGGGGCGAAGACCTCGAGCTGTTTGCCGAGGGTGCCGATGCCATCGAGGCGTTGCGTCAATGGGCGGTCGATCCCGTCCGCGACCGTCCCGACAGTGAAGCGCTCGAGCAGCGGCTGGACGAGCAACTGAACAAGGTGCTGGCCGAGTACGGCGAGGTTGCCGAAAGCGCCGAGGCTCGCGAGTCTCGCGACGAAGGGACAGCCGTCGAAGCGTCGGTCGACGAACCTGAGCCGTCGGGTGACGAGGCCGACGAGGATCAAGGGACTTCCGAGGCGCCCGCCCCGGTCGGTTTCGAAGCGGATGAAGGCGACCACGAACCGGCATCTGAGACGGAGGCGGCGGAAGAGGACGCCCCGGCTACCGATCAAGCCGAGAGCGTCGAGGAGCCGGCCGACGAGTTGGCCGAAACCGACGAGTATGCCGATATCGAACGTCGGCCGGACGACGACCCGGCCGAGCAGGACGAGGATATCCTGCAGATATTCCTGGACGAGGCGGATGAACTGCTGGAGCAGGCGGATGCCTACTTGGCCCATTGGCGCGTCCATCCGCACGATCTCGAATCCGTTCGCCTGTTGCACCGCAATCTGCACACCCTCAAGGGTGGCGCGCGGATGGCAGGTCTGCTCAATCTGGGCGATGTGGCGCACCATCTCGAGGGTCGCCTCGATCTGGCCCGTCGCGAAGAGTCCCGGGACAACGAGTCGCTGGTCGCCCTGGTCCAGCATAGCTACGACGTGATCGCTCGATTGCTCGACCGAGTGCGCAACCAGCAGCCGATCCCGCAGCAAAGAGAGCTGATTGGCCTGATCCGTGACCCGGAGGGTGCCAATCGCTTTGCTCAGCGCTCCCAGGGTGGCGAGGAAGCGACACCGGCATCGCCGGGCAAGCTGGCGCCTGCGTCGACCGCGACGGCCGAGACGCAGACGCCGCCTTCGGAACCCGCCACCGGCGGCCCCGAAACCGCCACCACCGAGCGCCGCGACGAGCAGGTGCGCGTCGCGGCGGGCAGCATCGATGCGTTGGTGAACCAGATCGGCGAGTCGGTCCTGCTGCAGTCGCGGGTCGACCGCCAGGTCAACGGCTTCGAGCGCCAGCTGTTCGAGCTGCAGCAGACGGTCACGCGCCTGCGCAGCCAGTTGCGGCGCCTGGAAATCGAGACCGAGACCCAGATCAAGGCGGACCTCATGGAAGAGGCCGGCATCAGCGAAGAACAGTTCGATCCCCTGGAATTCGACCGTTTTACCCAGGTGCAGGAACTCTCGCGCGGCATCATGGAGTCGCTCGGCGACGTGGCGAACATCGAGGAGAGCCTCAGTTCGCTGACCGAGCAGTCCCAGCTGCTGCTCCTGCAGCAGTCCCGCCTCGGCCGCAAGATGCAGGACGGCGTGCTCGCCATGCGCCTGGTGCGGTTCAACGACGTCGCCGGCCGTCTCCGTCGCATCGTGCGCCAGGTGGGTGACGAGATGGGGCGCCAGGCTGAGCTCGTGATCGAGAACGGCGACGCCGAGATCGACCGCGTCACCCTCATGGCTCTGCTGCCGTCGCTGGAGCACATGCTGCGCAACTCGATCGCCCACGGCATCGAGCCGCCGGAAGAGCGTCGCGCCCTGCACAAGACGCCGGCGGGTCACCTGCTCATGAACGTCGACAGTGGCGGTGGCAACATCACAGTGAGCCTGCGGGACGACGGCCGGGGCCTCGACCTCGACGCGATCCGCCGCAAGGCCGTCGAGCGCAGCCTGATCCCGGCCGACATCGAGGTCAGCGACGAGGAGGCCCGCTCGCTGATCTTCCTGCCCGGCTTCTCCACCGCCGGCAACCTCTCGCAGGTCGCCGGCCGTGGCGTAGGTATGGATGTGGTCGCCAGCGCGACACGTGAGCTGGGCGGCTTCGTCGACATCGACTCCGAGCAGGGCCGCTACACCGAGATCCGTCTCAATCTGCCGCTGACCCAAGCGATGACCCGGGGCATCCTGATCGGCAGCGGCGACGACCGCTACGCTATCCCCTACAAGGGGGTCGTGGCGGTAACCCGGATGACCGGCGTGGCGCTGGCCGAGCACTACCGGCAGGAAAAGCCGCAGATCGAGTACGACGGCGAGCGGTACCCGCTTTACTATCTGGGTGAGCTCCTGTGGGGGCAACCGCCGGCGGAGACCGAGCAGGACGTGGCCGCCATTCGACCGATCCTGCTGTTAAAGCTCGGCGAACGGCGCTTCGCTCTACATGTCGACCATCAGCTCGGCGGTATCCAGCTGTTCGTCAAGTCACTGGGTCCGCAACTGGGCCGGATCCCGGGGCTCTCCGGGGCGACCATCGCCGACGATGGCGACGTGATCCTGGTGCTCGAGCTGTTCGAGCTGGTCCAGCAGTTCCAGCGGCGCGACTACCAGCGCCGCCTCGGCGAGCAGGGCGGGCTCAAGCCGCGCCGGGCCCGTCCGACGGTGCTGGTGGTGGACGATTCGCTCACCGTGCGCAAGGTCACCGCCCGCACACTCGAGCGGAACAACTACGACGTGCTGCTCGCCCGCGATGGTGTCGAGGCGCTTGGTCTGCTGCAGGACAGCCTGCCGGATCTGGTGTTGAGCGACATCGAGATGCCGCGGATGGACGGCTTCGAGCTGCTGGGAGCGATCCGTAACGACCGCGCGGCCATGAATACGCCGGTGGTGATGATTTCCTCGCGCACGGGGCAGAAGCATCGTGCGCGTGCCGAGAACCTCGGCGTGTCCGCCTATCTCGGCAAGCCGTATACCGAACTCGATCTGATCGATACCATCGAGCGGCTGCTGCCGTCGACGACGGCGGATCGTCCGGATTCGACCATGGACGAAGAGAATGTCGACCGAACCGAGTAACGCCACCATGGATCAGCCGAACGAAACGCAGGAGCATGCCGGGGCCATCCGGGCCGTGCGCCTGCCGACCCAGCTCACCGAACTCGAGCTGCTCGTCCCCTACGCCCTGATTGCCGAGATTACCGATGTGTCGCTGCCCGAGGGCAGTATTCGGCTGGGACGGAACGAGGCGACCATCGTCAACTGGCGGGGCCAGCGCGTACCGCTGGTGAGCCTCGAGGCGATGAACGGCGAGTCCGTGCCGACGATCGGCCGGCGGGTGCGTTGTGCGGTGCTGTACGGCACCAATCCGGAGCGGGCGTTGCCCTACTTCGCCCTGCTACTGTCCGGCGTGCCCCGCTCGGAGCAGGTATTGCGCGGGCAGATGGAGGACGTCGGTGCCCGGGACAACCCGCTCTGGCGTGCGGTGGTTCGGCTGGGTGGCCGCCTGACCGCGATCCCCGATGTCCGTGAACTCGAGGAGCGTATCGACCAGATGCGCCTGGGCGAGGAAGAGGGGCCTCAGGCCGCGACCGACGACTAGCGGATCGAGCGCCGCCATGAAAAAACCCCGGTCACCTGACGGTTACCGGGGTTTTTCGGTTTCCGGGGCGTGATGCCTAGACATGGCGGTGTTGCGACAGGCTCTCCCGGATCAGTTGGGATGTGGCCAGTGCCACGATCCCCACGGCGGCGTATGTCGCGGCCGTACCGAGGTAGCCGGTCAGATAGGGCGCGACGCTGGCCGCATAATCGCCCGCGCTCATCGTCTCGAACTGGCCGGAAAACGCGAAGAAGGTGACGTTCGCGATCCCGAAGGCCGCGGTCACGCCGACGATCAGCGCCGCGGCAATCAGGCCCAGCGTCGCAGGAAGCCCGGCAGAGGCATGCGCCTCCAGCTGTCGGCGTGCGAGCCGGCCTGCGCCCCACAGCGCGGCGTAGGCCAGCAATACGCCCGGGTAGGCGGGCGAGAAACAGCTGGCCATGGCCGCGCCGTCCATGACGACGCTGCCCAGATCGACGAGGACCGCCACGACAAGCAAGCCGGCGAGCACGCGTGCCGAGCGGAACCACAACCCGGCGAGGAAGAACACGGCCCAGGAGGTGTCGGCCAAGTGCAGCACCGAGCTGAAGTGGTGATAACGCGTGGCCAGCATCGACAGGGCGAGCAGGGCCAGCGCCGCCACGCCGACGACTCGGCTGGACGGGAAGAGGCGGTCAAGCGTCGGGTTGGGCATCGGCAACATGCTCCTGAAAGCCGGTAGGAAGGCCGCTTATGTTACCGGCCGTAGCGCAGGCCCACAAACACGCCGCGCGGTGCCGCGTAGTAACCGTAGACCGGTTGATAGTCGCGATCGAAGAGATTCTCGACGCGTGCTTCGACCCGCCAGTGGCGCGCGAAGCGGTAGCTGCCCCGCAGGTCGGCAGTGACGAACCCGTCGTTGTCTGGAGCGTAGGGACCACCTTCGGAACGGCTCTGACCCCAGAGGCTGCCACCGACGCTCCAGGCGCCCAGGCGCCGATCAATATCCAGCCGGCCGCTCCAGCGCGGCTGGCGGACCAGTTGGTCGCCGCTGGCCCGGTCCTCGGTGGACAGGTAGGTGCTGTCGAACCGGGCGTGCCAGTCGTCGCTGGCGTAGCTCAGCACGAGTTCCGCACCACGCACGCGGGTTTCATCGAGATTGATCGGGTTCAGGCCGGTGCGGATCAGGTCGTCACCGTCGGTCTGGAAGACGTGCGCCTCGACGGAGACCGCCTTGCCCTGCCATTGGACGCCGCCGCGCGTGGTGCGGGTGCGTTCCGGCTCGAGATCCGGGTTGCTGTAGGCATCGTAGCTGCCCGTGTACCCGTTGTAGACCGGCGGGTAGTAGAGCAGGTTGAACGACGGGGCGATGAAGGCGGTGCCGTGGCCGGCCGTCAGCGTCCAGGCATCGGTCAGTGCGTAGGCCAGGTCCAGCGAGCCGGTGTTCGCCGTGCCGAACTGCTCGTTGAAGTCGCGGCGCAGGGCAAGCTGGACGCCGAGATCCCCCAGTTGCGAGTTGAGCTGGCCGAAGATGGCCTGGTTGTCGCGTTCGGTTTGCTCGAAGGCGGTCGTGCTCGACAACTCGTCACGGGTCTGATCGGCACCGAGGGTGAGCGTGGTGTGAGGGCCGAGAAAGAAGTCGCCGGCCAGCGAGAGGGTGTCGCGACGGGTGTCGAAGCGGCTGATCAGGCTGCCGTCGCCAAAGTTGTCCTGGTAGTCCAGGTGGCGGCCAATGCGGGCTCGTAGCTGCCAGAAGTCAACGCGGCCGGTGGCGGCGGACAGGCCGAAGGTGGCCTGCTCGACGCTCGACTCGTTGGTGAAGCCGTCGTATTCGACGTCTGACGAACTGGCGAGGAAGTGGCCGCGGACATGGCCGCCGTCACCGAAGCGATAGCCGAGTTGGCCCTGGGCGGAATCGTTCACGTAGCCGTCGCTGTCGGGTTCGTCCGCATAGCAGGCCGATGTCGGGTCGTTTATGCAGGCGTCGAAGCCGTCGGTTTCGCGGTGCGCGATGCCGAGCGAATAGTCGACTGCCTCCTGCCGGCCGCCGACATGCCAGTCGGCCTCGCGCTGTCCGCGGGAACCCGCCCCGACGCCCCCCGAGACCCGTGTGCCGTCGGCCGAGCCTTCGCGGGTGAAGATCTGGATGACCCCGCCGCCGGCATCCGCGCCCCACTGGCCTGAACGGGCGCCCCGCACGATCTCGATGCGCTCGATCTGGGCGAGCGGGATGTGTTCGAGGAAGGTCTGCCCGGCGGAGACCGAGCCGATGCGGACACCGTCGAGAAACACCGCCGTGCGGCTCGCGCTCTGTCCCCACAGGGAGATGTTGGTCGGCTTGCCGGCCCCGCCAAGGTTGGTCATCGTCACGCCCGCACGTCCGCGCAGCAGGGTGGCCAGCGAATCGGCCTGGCTGCGCTCGATCTCTGCCCGGGTGATGACCGTCTCGGGCATGGCCGGCGCCGGTAGCGGCGCGCTGCGTGCGGCGGTGATATTGATCGGCCCGAGGCGATCATAGGCCGAGACCGTGGAGCTGAGGAAAAGGGCAACGCCACCGAGCCCGGCGGCCAGCGGCGGCAGGAAGAACTGCTTTGTCATGGGAAATGATCACTGCATCGACCAGCCCACCGCAGGTCGAGAAAGCCGATCAGAGGCCGGTCTCCGGGCTCGTGGTCTACCGGCATCGCCTTCCCGGCCCGTGGGCCAGTGGCTTGGAACCGCTCGTGGTTCCTGCATGATGCCGACGTCACCACCTACCGTTGCGGGGGCAGCACAGGCGTTCGACCTGTTTCCCTGTTTCAGCGACCGCCGCAGCATGCCTGTCGGGATCGCCACCTCTGACGTCGACGCGCATTGTTGGCAATTCGCCGGGTGAAGGCAAGCCGGCGGGCTGAGCGTCGCTCATGGTTTGCATGAATCACGGCGCTGCCCCAACTCGCGGGCGCCGTGAAAGTTGTCGGCTACAATGGGGTCGCCCCACTTGTCTAGGAACGGAGAGTTCATGCCCCTGACCGCCCCGCCGACGATTCGGACCGTTCGCCCGCTCGCCGAAACCCGGCTGTTCCGGATCGAGGGCGTGGATCTGCGTTTCGACAACGGCACCCAGGTGAGCTTCGAGCGGTTGAAGGGCAGTGCGCAGGGCGCGGTGATCGTCGCCGCGGTGACCGACGATGACCGGTTCGTGCTGATTCGCGAGTACGCCTGCGGGACCGAGCGCTACGAACTCGGCCTGCCCAAGGGGCGGATCGACGCCGGCGAGAACCCGATGGAAGCGGCGAACCGCGAGCTGATGG
This genomic interval carries:
- a CDS encoding chemotaxis protein CheW → MSTEPSNATMDQPNETQEHAGAIRAVRLPTQLTELELLVPYALIAEITDVSLPEGSIRLGRNEATIVNWRGQRVPLVSLEAMNGESVPTIGRRVRCAVLYGTNPERALPYFALLLSGVPRSEQVLRGQMEDVGARDNPLWRAVVRLGGRLTAIPDVRELEERIDQMRLGEEEGPQAATDD
- a CDS encoding TonB-dependent receptor domain-containing protein; protein product: MTKQFFLPPLAAGLGGVALFLSSTVSAYDRLGPINITAARSAPLPAPAMPETVITRAEIERSQADSLATLLRGRAGVTMTNLGGAGKPTNISLWGQSASRTAVFLDGVRIGSVSAGQTFLEHIPLAQIERIEIVRGARSGQWGADAGGGVIQIFTREGSADGTRVSGGVGAGSRGQREADWHVGGRQEAVDYSLGIAHRETDGFDACINDPTSACYADEPDSDGYVNDSAQGQLGYRFGDGGHVRGHFLASSSDVEYDGFTNESSVEQATFGLSAATGRVDFWQLRARIGRHLDYQDNFGDGSLISRFDTRRDTLSLAGDFFLGPHTTLTLGADQTRDELSSTTAFEQTERDNQAIFGQLNSQLGDLGVQLALRRDFNEQFGTANTGSLDLAYALTDAWTLTAGHGTAFIAPSFNLLYYPPVYNGYTGSYDAYSNPDLEPERTRTTRGGVQWQGKAVSVEAHVFQTDGDDLIRTGLNPINLDETRVRGAELVLSYASDDWHARFDSTYLSTEDRASGDQLVRQPRWSGRLDIDRRLGAWSVGGSLWGQSRSEGGPYAPDNDGFVTADLRGSYRFARHWRVEARVENLFDRDYQPVYGYYAAPRGVFVGLRYGR
- a CDS encoding methyl-accepting chemotaxis protein; the encoded protein is MSLGARMGGISRKILVLVVLAVLALIATVVVFIYSAQREQDFLDRRLAAAELERSSQELTIEVLRAIRGNPGAFDRVQSIRADFTDSLNALQGEDPQRPQLAVPPNREDLLGTVAERWNVYNDSLAKVLEGRAAILSVGEQSGQIEEILPDLTAASDEVVQTLVANDAPSHVIYLATRQLMFIERIGTTLDEITGGGEQAVNASERFGRDVALFGGVLNGLLNGNRMAPRVNNPAVRDGLREVGVLFATVNQLVSAVLEQAPQLLAANQAAREIDVMSGEFTQASSELARTLAEDQNQASQFLYLGYASGAIGLLFLIWLGVTLVQESRRALNETEATNQRNQAAILRLLDEMMTLADGDLTAHTTVTEDITGAIADSVNYTIDALRDLVGTINDTSVRVAEAVQSSQDSSRALAEKSRGQAQRITEISDAIAQMSDEIQSVSVSAQQSAQIAESSVDVAHRGGDAVRQTIKGMNQTREQIQETSKRLKRLGESSQEIGDIVGLITDIADQTNILALNAAIQAAMAGEAGRGFAVVADEVQRLAERVSDATRQIELLVNTIQTDTSEAMLAMEQTTSNVVDGATLAENAGKALSEIESVSLKLSQQINDITSVAQKEASVATDLREAVNRIRQETQQTAENATQAADEIGALGSLSQELNRSVAGFTMPERDEASVGAEPVDAVDDESESDESWDEPAEKRA
- the nudE gene encoding ADP compounds hydrolase NudE, which translates into the protein MPLTAPPTIRTVRPLAETRLFRIEGVDLRFDNGTQVSFERLKGSAQGAVIVAAVTDDDRFVLIREYACGTERYELGLPKGRIDAGENPMEAANRELMEEAGFAAKRLTRLNEMTMAPTYSGQRTQLVLAESLYPASLPGDEPEPLEVSFLPIAELDDFAASGDCSEARSLAAMYLVRAHRQRREREGAA
- a CDS encoding Hpt domain-containing protein, with protein sequence MFDWLREGLEERLAELLRALEQLSEGQNATEHVFDATQALHTLDRVFSMVDIQLVRVLVRTQLAALEPLEEDGREESAVSAQIESAALLQALLDRMAAGTEITPASLQPMVSRLRETIGQPPLDVRELAARSFLLQAEHELGKRPHRPKGVDAEAELRPLLRRMEREVLAVMRDDWTVLPGLRDLSMEIIAHESSRSAIIAIRVVGELLRLTESNPDRYAPTLKRAVGRVLQLFRLQLQGRSEAVINHAGLDLGATVLLSLLDLVDDQDRICYDTAAEWRTQLERAEAPAHFVGLNAEALIAVQQALQEELLVTQDVLDLFVRGKRDDLEPLNRILSKFEQMSGVLDALGYHAAASALEEGRDRLLAVTEGTESLDDAMLMDLAGTVMLLEQVIDGIPRHMADHERGESLHDQTVASSIGAIASAAYESLGEAREKINAGLAGDDNADVSPGEALAQAADMLTGIGEVLRLSGYDAATPLAMALAQWSRDQASGEPGADEHSLPALSEIFAALEFYLENLRDFRKEIARFLEAPKRRIDDLIGHDEPVEGVTEQPIEKSAQAEQEDAAFAEEGPSPETEPTEDALGTADELLDFWQVDQEELEADTRETESDSPTEAAAVEADATEEASGEELEAALDYSLDAGEDDQRLAPTEDADTEELPDLPQSEPEESEAEAPAPQEDLDALNLPEAQERTEAELEADETGQGESLASDDEALSLLETQEASEEESDQPPVDDEAVLAAPLPEEADEAAVDQPGDDAETLAFAEAESESSEALESALDFGLAEDQDDQGAAPAADATSEDAQPHELPDQPVGTPETEGLPPESEERTLSWTETETETETETETETETETVDADSEQSSGTSNEGVADEGDAASQPAALAFDEVEDQSAEALESALDFGLAEDQDELRAGASPDEEEKAVDLPDQSVEAPELPETKAADEPVADEGEPAASEAAPEDDPMMAEMREVFAEEMSETVPDMAEAATEWRTRQDGDALVRLRRGFHTIKGSGRMVGLDAIGEWAWAWERLLNQVIDGKLDSDKTTRDGASDAVALMEAALPDLEVGRPTPETHWVESRELADRIEAGETELIEEADESPPVEAQEAAEADHAAEAEAEAEAEAEAEAEAEADVDVDVDVDVEADVEADVDAAVPVIEDPVLREIFDQEIGGYIDELHQKIDAAREQGVGLACDSELVRLLHTTLGSARTAGVDIIAALARYLEDWSRVLAEHQERLGGEDLELFAEGADAIEALRQWAVDPVRDRPDSEALEQRLDEQLNKVLAEYGEVAESAEARESRDEGTAVEASVDEPEPSGDEADEDQGTSEAPAPVGFEADEGDHEPASETEAAEEDAPATDQAESVEEPADELAETDEYADIERRPDDDPAEQDEDILQIFLDEADELLEQADAYLAHWRVHPHDLESVRLLHRNLHTLKGGARMAGLLNLGDVAHHLEGRLDLARREESRDNESLVALVQHSYDVIARLLDRVRNQQPIPQQRELIGLIRDPEGANRFAQRSQGGEEATPASPGKLAPASTATAETQTPPSEPATGGPETATTERRDEQVRVAAGSIDALVNQIGESVLLQSRVDRQVNGFERQLFELQQTVTRLRSQLRRLEIETETQIKADLMEEAGISEEQFDPLEFDRFTQVQELSRGIMESLGDVANIEESLSSLTEQSQLLLLQQSRLGRKMQDGVLAMRLVRFNDVAGRLRRIVRQVGDEMGRQAELVIENGDAEIDRVTLMALLPSLEHMLRNSIAHGIEPPEERRALHKTPAGHLLMNVDSGGGNITVSLRDDGRGLDLDAIRRKAVERSLIPADIEVSDEEARSLIFLPGFSTAGNLSQVAGRGVGMDVVASATRELGGFVDIDSEQGRYTEIRLNLPLTQAMTRGILIGSGDDRYAIPYKGVVAVTRMTGVALAEHYRQEKPQIEYDGERYPLYYLGELLWGQPPAETEQDVAAIRPILLLKLGERRFALHVDHQLGGIQLFVKSLGPQLGRIPGLSGATIADDGDVILVLELFELVQQFQRRDYQRRLGEQGGLKPRRARPTVLVVDDSLTVRKVTARTLERNNYDVLLARDGVEALGLLQDSLPDLVLSDIEMPRMDGFELLGAIRNDRAAMNTPVVMISSRTGQKHRARAENLGVSAYLGKPYTELDLIDTIERLLPSTTADRPDSTMDEENVDRTE